From the Luteolibacter arcticus genome, one window contains:
- a CDS encoding alpha-1,2-fucosyltransferase yields the protein MTRAVVAMIKGGLGNQLFAYAAARAYSIRTRRELWIDEVSGYKRDGYDRDYKLDQFPIAGTPATARWRFGDPKGLRHKSIRTFNKLLPSPLRFYLAEDNEQSEAQLTSYISNRQVVRLNGYWQSEKYFVERAAIIRKELEPPPFPEGPDADLEALLSSTNSVFLHIRRDRYSPRLGSGYYDSSIGAAISTLGNCHFYIFGDDLEWAQQYLDFHGAPATYVSDGHSDELRDFRLMAACRHAIIANSSFSWWAAWLRRHADKRVWTPNDPGWPLKPASEWTKVPNRLEH from the coding sequence GTGACTCGCGCTGTTGTCGCCATGATCAAAGGCGGGTTGGGTAACCAGCTCTTCGCCTACGCTGCTGCCCGCGCCTACTCGATCCGAACTCGCCGCGAGCTGTGGATCGATGAGGTCTCCGGCTATAAGCGCGATGGCTACGATCGCGACTACAAGCTCGATCAGTTTCCCATCGCCGGCACCCCGGCGACAGCGCGCTGGCGCTTTGGCGACCCCAAGGGGCTGCGCCACAAGTCCATCCGCACCTTCAACAAGCTGCTGCCGTCGCCGCTGAGATTCTACCTCGCAGAGGACAACGAGCAATCGGAAGCCCAGCTCACGAGCTACATCAGCAATCGCCAGGTGGTCCGCCTCAATGGCTACTGGCAGAGCGAAAAGTATTTCGTCGAGCGCGCCGCGATCATTCGCAAGGAACTCGAGCCGCCGCCCTTTCCCGAAGGCCCCGATGCCGACCTCGAAGCCCTGCTTTCCTCGACGAACTCGGTCTTCCTGCACATCCGCCGCGACCGCTATTCGCCGCGGCTGGGCTCGGGCTACTACGACTCCAGTATCGGCGCGGCAATCTCCACGCTGGGAAATTGCCACTTCTACATCTTCGGCGATGACCTGGAGTGGGCGCAGCAGTATCTCGACTTCCACGGCGCTCCTGCGACCTACGTGTCGGACGGGCACAGCGACGAGCTTCGCGACTTCCGCCTGATGGCTGCTTGCCGCCACGCGATCATTGCGAACAGCTCGTTCAGTTGGTGGGCCGCTTGGCTCCGCCGCCATGCGGACAAGCGCGTGTGGACCCCGAATGACCCGGGTTGGCCGCTCAAACCGGCGTCCGAATGGACGAAGGTTCCGAACCGGCTGGAGCACTGA